The Arachis hypogaea cultivar Tifrunner chromosome 19, arahy.Tifrunner.gnm2.J5K5, whole genome shotgun sequence genome has a window encoding:
- the LOC140182284 gene encoding uncharacterized protein produces MSFVKNVDASDVIKTDNALFNLFADVIEWVGPSNIVHVVIDNAANYVSAGKLIHEKYPNIFWSPCAAHCINLILKDIASIPHIDDLASRASKVIVFVYNHMILFSWLRKRKSWTEIVRPGVTCFATVFISLKSIYDHKEDLLSLMVDKYFTSHKLSKSANGKIVSSIVLDSKFWQNCVTTVKIVGPLIKLLRLVDADENPSLGIVNEDMQRAKNAVKTMFRN; encoded by the coding sequence ATGTCATTTGTTAAGAATGTTGATGCTTCTGATGTGATAAAAACTGACAATGCATTGTTTAATTTGTTTGCTGATGTTATTGAGTGGGTTGGGCCTAGTAACATTGTGCACGTGGTCATTGATAATGCTGCTAATTATGTATCTGCTGGAAAACTTATTCATGAAAAATACCCAAATATATTTTGGTCTCCTTGTGCTGCCCATTGTATCAATCTTATTTTGAAAGATATTGCAAGTATTCCTCACATAGATGACCTTGCTTCCCGTgcttcaaaagtgattgtgtttGTCTACAATCATATGATCTTATTTTCTTggcttagaaaaagaaaaagttggaCAGAAATTGTTCGACCAGGAGTCACATGTTTTGCCACTGTTTTCATTTCTTTGAAAAGTATATATGATCACAAGGAAGATTTGCTGTCATTGATGGTGGACAAATATTTCACTTCTCATAAGTTATCCAAAAGTGCTAATGGGAAGATTGTTAGTTCAATTGTCTTGGACAGTAAGTTTTGGCAAAACTGTGTTACCACTGTGAAAATTGTTGGTCCTCTTATTAAGTTGTTGAGGCTTGTTGATGCTGATGAAAATCCCTCTTTGGGAATCGTGAATGAAGACATGCAAAGAGCAAAAAATGCTGTCAAGACAATGTTCAGAAATTGA